The following proteins come from a genomic window of Trifolium pratense cultivar HEN17-A07 linkage group LG4, ARS_RC_1.1, whole genome shotgun sequence:
- the LOC123923493 gene encoding exocyst complex component EXO70B1-like translates to MDFRNNNMTTILWRFLGLSSTVVGFLCYALSSSFTHLFGEWNLLKIFLYSVFSLIICLMILFANTWQNSRSLRFKAHSAFLVLTITSVYSFFSDKVINRKSDAYSLISYAAFALMSLSLSRQTQCGFEVDLMYFYLGCLIVQLMKINLQLAIVGVCYSYCLIILRSSFSSLNVTQETQCLGLEEQHVVIQVDSQLSENIKQRFLTCMNELKKNNTKIGKMLLQKVKGNYKLFVTDHNFIIDAILPETINNLHEMAKLMFDAGFERECYEIYNCYREEWLEDLLINKLLALRKMGFQDYVIGRWIKTSKVALKILFPSERHLYNRVFSESNSASSNLYFSRICSGAMIQLLNFSVAFANRSPSAWRLFKILNLFETLCDLIHDFESLFLDRLVSEAIQVKNRLGQKSRDIFMEFGNLIFLTPDVELDCWADGGVHPMTCEATGYIVMAFWSRQHLEKVLREYPFVFDGVKTYSLFYSQMELIMEQFEKKLEFKSQIYEEPALRYFFMMNNLSHIEYRLESFWDHKYLHKNTGQYFELYCRNSWSKVIDFLKMDVNESVTCNFEANSMKDNLSLFNQKFKETCGIQCTWRVFDEKLRNQIKTFLEMKLLPAYENFIAMFENVVGKNADEYIVYGMSDIQDELNHLFLLEEVDCVRHDLMKTS, encoded by the coding sequence ATGGACTTCAGAAATAATAACATGACAACAATCCTATGGAGATTTTTGGGTTTGTCTTCAACAGTTGTTGGATTTCTTTGTTATGCTTTAAGCTCTTCCTTCACTCATCTATTTGGAGAGTggaatttgttgaaaatatttCTTTACAGCGTTTTCAGTTTAATCATTTGTCTAATGATTTTATTTGCAAACACGTGGCAAAACTCAAGAAGTCTTCGATTCAAAGCTCATTCGGCATTTCTGGTACTGACAATTACCTCTGTCTATTCATTTTTCTCTGATAAAGTTATAAATAGAAAATCAGATGCATATAGTTTAATTTCATATGCTGCCTTTGCTCTCATGTCACTTAGTTTATCGAGACAAACTCAGTGCGGATTTGAAGTTGATCTTATGTACTTTTATCTGGGATGTTTAATTGTACAACTTATGAAGATTAATTTGCAGTTAGCTATTGTTGGAGTTTGTTATAGCTATTGTCTTATTATTCTTCgttcttctttttcttcgttAAATGTTACACAAGAAACTCAATGTCTTGGACTCGAAGAACAACATGTAGTCATTCAAGTTGATTCACAACTATCTGAAAATATCAAGCAAAGATTCTTGACTTGTATGAACGAGCTTAagaaaaacaatacaaaaatcgGTAAGATGCTTTTGCAGAAGGTGAAAGGTAACTATAAATTGTTTGTGACGGACCATAACTTCATAATTGATGCAATTTTGCCTGAAACAATCAACAACCTTCATGAAATGGCGAAATTGATGTTCGATGCTGGATTTGAGAGAGAGTGCTATGAGATTTACAATTGTTATCGCGAGGAATGGTTGGAAGACTTGTTAATAAATAAGTTATTAGCATTAAGAAAGATGGGATTTCAAGATTACGTGATTGGAAGATGGATTAAAACTTCCAAGGTTGCTCTTAAAATACTATTTCCGAGTGAGCGTCATCTATACAACCGTGTCTTCTCAGAATCCAACTCTGCATCATCTAATCTCTATTTCTCGAGGATTTGTAGTGGAGCAATGATTCAGCTACTGAATTTTTCTGTTGCATTTGCAAATAGAAGCCCTTCAGCGTGGCGTTTGTTTAAAATCCTCAACTTGTTTGAGACGTTGTGTGATTTGATTCATGACTTTGAATCATTATTTCTAGATCGGTTGGTGAGTGAAGCAATACAAGTCAAGAATAGATTGGGTCAAAAAAGTAGAGACATTTTCATGGAATTTGGGAATCTGATCTTTCTTACACCAGACGTGGAGTTAGATTGTTGGGCTGATGGTGGTGTTCATCCAATGACCTGTGAGGCCACTGGCTACATCGTTATGGCTTTTTGGTCACGACAACATCTGGAGAAAGTATTACGCGAATATCCCTTCGTTTTTGATGGAGTAAAAACATATTCTTTATTCTATTCGCAAATGGAGCTAATAATGGAGCAGTTTGAGAAAAAATTGGAATTTAAGTCACAAATTTACGAGGAACCTGCTTTGCGTTACTTTTTCATGATGAATAATCTAAGTCATATTGAGTATAGATTGGAAAGCTTTTGGGATCATAAGTACTTGCATAAAAACACGGGTCAATACTTTGAACTCTATTGTAGAAACTCGTGGAGCAAGGTGATTGATTTTTTGAAGATGGATGTCAATGAGTCAGTTACGTGTAACTTTGAAGCAAATTCAATGAAAGACAATCTTAGTTTGTTCAATCAGAAGTTTAAGGAGACGTGTGGAATTCAGTGTACATGGCGTGTTTTTGATGAGAAGCTAAGGAATCAAATAAAAACTTTCCTCGAAATGAAGTTGTTGCCAGCATATGAAAACTTCATTGCTATGTTTGAGAATGTTGTTGGTAAAAATGCAGACGAGTATATCGTGTATGGAATGTCTGACATTCAAGATGAACTCAATCATTTGTTTCTGTTAGAGGAAGTTGATTGTGTTAGACATGATTTGATGAAAAccagttag